The stretch of DNA AAGCTTGTCAGGTTTATCCTTGATGCCCTCATAAAACATCTTCCCGCCTATGAGAAGGAGCAGGAGCAAGACAATCCAACTGCCATAGCTGCCAATCCATTGCGATAGAAACTCGCCCAAGAACCAGCCGATTATCGGCATCATAAACTGGAACAAACCGAAATGCCAGCCCAAACGGAAAACCCTTCGCCAAGTAAAGCCCTGCGCGCCGCAGGTTAAGGCAACGCTGAAAGCATCAAAGCCAAGCCCGATGCTGATAAGAATTATCTCAATAAATGCGATATGGTTCATCTATGGATTAATGCCGGGCGGGTAATATATATAATCGAAAAC from Candidatus Zixiibacteriota bacterium encodes:
- a CDS encoding manganese efflux pump; translated protein: MAFIEIILISIGLGFDAFSVALTCGAQGFTWRRVFRLGWHFGLFQFMMPIIGWFLGEFLSQWIGSYGSWIVLLLLLLIGGKMFYEGIKDKPDKLPDLSKGWILLMLSFATSLDALGVGVGFGLLDISIIKPAIIIGVVCSVMTAIGLYLGVMLYDRLGHRALILGGLILMAIGIRIIC